Proteins encoded in a region of the Saccharothrix ecbatanensis genome:
- a CDS encoding RICIN domain-containing protein: MVAVLLTSPSATAATARSADGAAAVTASAVSTPPTAQSLYLVQNANSKKCLLVQGTAERAPVIQTNCAYFNDQYWSFIDKGNARYQLRNANSYKCLLVQGTSDSSPAMQTACADLVDQYWRLIDKGSARYQLQNVNSNKCLLVQGTAERAQVVQYSCGNFADQYWSFF, translated from the coding sequence ATGGTCGCGGTGTTGCTCACGAGTCCGTCCGCCACGGCCGCCACCGCTCGGTCCGCCGACGGCGCGGCGGCGGTGACCGCTTCGGCGGTGAGCACGCCGCCGACCGCGCAGTCCCTGTACCTGGTGCAGAACGCCAACAGCAAGAAGTGCCTGCTGGTCCAGGGCACCGCCGAGCGCGCGCCCGTCATCCAGACCAACTGCGCCTACTTCAACGACCAGTACTGGTCGTTCATCGACAAGGGCAACGCGCGCTACCAGCTGCGCAACGCCAACAGCTACAAGTGCCTGCTGGTGCAGGGCACGAGCGACTCGTCCCCCGCCATGCAGACCGCCTGCGCCGACTTGGTCGACCAGTACTGGCGGCTGATCGACAAGGGAAGCGCCCGCTACCAGCTGCAGAACGTCAACAGCAACAAGTGCCTGCTGGTGCAGGGCACCGCGGAGCGGGCACAGGTCGTCCAGTACAGCTGCGGCAACTTCGCCG